One window of Clostridium cagae genomic DNA carries:
- the glgB gene encoding 1,4-alpha-glucan branching protein GlgB, translated as MSNAYTKKIDPELDIESKEIISEETVEILKDTAKDTSKAAKKISSSKKSNRTTKKKASSVKTKANSSNSNSENKEVKSNTKKSNSHELNKENIKKFHEGTNYEAYKILGSHIKTEKRKKGVRFTTWAPNAKDAYLVGDFNDFKIDENYKLEKLDENGLWSVFLPHINDGSKYKYCFIDELGNQSDFKSDPYAIQSELRPKTASIVFELDKFKWNDKKWMSKRNKLNIYEIPMNIYEMHLGSWKRNEEGEFLTYAQLSEILPKYLKDMGYTYVELMPLGEHPLDASWGYQGTGYYSPTSRYGDLNGLKMLIEKLHDEEIGVIIDWVPGHFCKDSHGLYKFDGTTTYEYSEEWRSENCGWGTCNFDLGKPEVRSYLISNALYWIREFHIDGIRVDAVSSILYLDYGKEEGEWEPNQFGGNANLEGIEFLKQLNKAVKAEDSNILMIAEESTSWPNVSKSNNGESLGFNFKWNMGWMNDTLEYIKVDPIYRKFNHDKVTFSMMYNYSENFILPISHDEVVHGKKSLVDKMWGDYWNKFSGLRLFSSYMMGHPGKKLLFMGCEFGQFIEWREYEELEWFLIDKYDMHRQTQVFFKDLNHFYIDNKALWELDHDEKGFTWIDADNNSQSILEFIRRSKDDNDTLIFISNFTPIVYYDYKIGVPFLGEYEEVFNTDDSKYGGSGQVMGETLISEKLEYHNQPYSLQIKVPPMATLVLKIKSIYKDVEEKTFMKKVTEIAEIDRDELLDKIEDIK; from the coding sequence TTGAGTAATGCTTATACCAAGAAGATAGATCCTGAATTGGATATTGAATCAAAAGAAATTATATCAGAAGAAACAGTTGAAATACTAAAAGACACAGCAAAAGATACAAGTAAAGCTGCTAAAAAAATAAGTTCGTCTAAAAAATCAAATCGAACTACTAAGAAAAAAGCCTCAAGTGTAAAAACAAAAGCAAATTCAAGCAATAGTAACAGTGAAAATAAAGAAGTAAAAAGCAATACTAAAAAATCAAATTCTCATGAATTAAATAAAGAAAACATTAAAAAGTTTCATGAAGGAACTAACTATGAAGCTTATAAGATTTTAGGATCTCATATAAAAACAGAAAAAAGAAAAAAAGGAGTAAGGTTTACAACCTGGGCGCCTAATGCAAAAGATGCTTATTTAGTTGGAGATTTTAATGATTTTAAAATAGATGAAAATTATAAACTTGAAAAGTTAGATGAAAATGGATTGTGGAGTGTATTTTTACCACATATAAATGATGGTAGTAAATATAAATACTGCTTTATAGATGAATTAGGAAATCAATCAGATTTTAAATCAGATCCTTATGCAATACAAAGTGAACTTAGACCTAAGACTGCATCAATAGTGTTTGAATTAGATAAGTTTAAATGGAATGATAAAAAATGGATGAGTAAAAGAAATAAATTAAATATATATGAAATCCCAATGAATATATATGAAATGCATTTAGGTTCATGGAAACGAAACGAAGAGGGAGAATTTTTAACATATGCGCAGTTGAGTGAAATTTTACCAAAATATCTTAAAGATATGGGTTATACTTACGTTGAATTGATGCCACTTGGTGAACATCCATTAGATGCATCTTGGGGATATCAAGGAACTGGATATTATTCTCCAACAAGTAGATATGGAGATTTAAATGGTTTAAAAATGCTTATAGAAAAGTTACATGATGAAGAAATTGGTGTAATAATTGACTGGGTTCCAGGACATTTTTGTAAAGATTCTCATGGGCTATATAAATTTGATGGAACTACAACATATGAGTATAGCGAAGAATGGAGATCAGAAAATTGTGGTTGGGGAACTTGTAATTTTGATTTAGGAAAACCAGAAGTTCGTAGTTACTTAATATCAAATGCTCTGTATTGGATAAGAGAATTTCATATAGATGGAATTAGAGTTGATGCTGTATCAAGTATTCTTTACTTAGATTATGGTAAAGAAGAAGGTGAATGGGAGCCTAATCAATTTGGAGGAAATGCAAATTTAGAAGGTATAGAGTTTTTAAAACAATTAAACAAGGCTGTTAAAGCGGAAGATTCTAATATATTAATGATTGCAGAGGAATCAACATCATGGCCTAATGTTAGTAAATCTAATAATGGAGAATCATTAGGATTTAATTTTAAATGGAATATGGGATGGATGAACGATACTTTAGAATATATAAAAGTAGATCCTATATATAGAAAATTCAACCATGATAAAGTAACTTTTTCAATGATGTACAATTATTCAGAGAATTTTATATTACCAATATCACATGATGAAGTAGTACATGGTAAAAAATCATTGGTTGATAAAATGTGGGGAGATTATTGGAATAAGTTTTCTGGCTTAAGATTGTTTTCATCTTATATGATGGGACACCCAGGTAAAAAGTTATTATTTATGGGATGTGAATTTGGACAATTTATAGAGTGGAGAGAATATGAAGAATTAGAGTGGTTTTTAATAGATAAATATGATATGCATAGACAGACACAAGTTTTCTTTAAAGATTTAAATCATTTTTATATAGATAATAAAGCACTTTGGGAATTAGATCATGATGAAAAAGGTTTTACCTGGATTGATGCAGATAACAATTCTCAAAGTATACTTGAGTTTATAAGAAGAAGTAAAGATGACAATGATACTTTAATTTTTATTAGTAATTTTACTCCAATTGTATATTATGACTATAAAATTGGTGTTCCATTTTTAGGTGAATATGAAGAAGTATTTAATACAGATGATAGTAAGTATGGTGGTTCAGGACAAGTTATGGGTGAAACATTAATATCAGAAAAATTGGAATATCACAATCAACCATATTCATTACAAATTA